A DNA window from Anastrepha ludens isolate Willacy chromosome 6, idAnaLude1.1, whole genome shotgun sequence contains the following coding sequences:
- the LOC128866578 gene encoding importin-11, which translates to MSAELTTPEMMVCQTLRAATDPNHEVVLKAEAQLAEWEIQPGFFPTLARFSTMNAGNEVGQQSMQIDLNVRWMAAVYLKNGVNKYWRRNVRHELPSEEKQQIREILLKNFSAEPVPQVALQIAVLMARIARIDCPRDWPELIPQLIKQLQICAQTDGDASEQQRVLLVLHHVVKALASRRMMAEKRVFEELAGNLFVYMKDLWDAFTTLFFHQLKSAYVNVISTLERALLSMRILRKLTVYGFPKPFKVECCMHFLELLFARLKQCLECRYELQHLGAEEQLITLVEKFILKQMKTLTEFQDMHSSSFARFVPVALEFSFEHVFHERARLIFTENVINFGHFAIHCINLMKGIMMCSAYSNSANTGEQISAESDTAPHIALSDFFTNERLCYICDKIITHYFLLTQIELDQWMEDPEGFAQDDGGESWKYALRPCIESFFLTCFSQYQTNMTAEVVKYIRKAQQIELSPTSDLKDILLKDAIYNAAGLASFHFFNDIDFDSWFSNQLLSELRIESDNFRILRRRIIWLVAEWAAVKFSRSLRPLAYEACLHLLRSTEDMSIRLAASRTLSTLIGDFEFAPEPFLPYLEPAFNALFVLLGEARECDTKMNVLTIMSCLVEKMSDNIEPQADNLISYLPLLWKESEDYNMLRCAIICTLQQLAKALRDIPESMKPFLHNVIQLSTDLQEPSHIYLIEEGLALWVAVVENSTVMSPQLLALCKNLLPIIEMSSENLRIVLILIQAYILLDAHTFLDNYGMEFVQFCTRMFDDLRPEGIALMLKVFETCLKSDATYGLDLVRPALPYIFKQVYLDKEFPMLMSMYLMMVARVLLISQSIFTAVLQELQMPNALETILDVWIRKMPLVTEVEKRKLFALAFASIFTNDPILVERFPGIMQNIGDTLMDVMREEDDELDTTDNVESTANMPPRPAGEKPMKFCDSLVFLDEHDLDTSSYCIMDDFDYKTYHYDRCRQLSLKDPVHKIVLTEYLEWQLNSLRTQMGEDAYQQLMQSVYPGVLEKIGKFVKLNLNFQPN; encoded by the exons ATGAGTGCAGAGTTGACTACTCCCGAGATGATGGTGTGCCAAACCTTGCGCGCGGCCACAGATCCAAATCATGAGGTTGTTCTTAAAGCCGAGGCACAACTGGCAGAGTGGGAAATACAGCCTGGATTTTTCCCCACTCTAGCTCGCTTCTCTACTATGAATGCTGGCAATGAAGTCGGGCAACAATCTATGCAGATAGATTTAAATGTTCGCTGGATGGCTGCTGTGTATTTAAAGAATGGCGTGAATAAGTATTGGAGACGTAATGTGCGACATGAATTGCCCAGCGAAGAGAAACAGCAAATTcgcgaaattttattgaaaaattttagtgcAGAGCCAGTGCCGCAAGTTGCACTACAGATAGCCGTGCTTATGGCGCGAATAGCGCGTATTGATTGCCCTCGTGACTGGCCAGAGTTGATACCTCAGTTGATTAAACAGTTACAAATATGTGCACAGACTGATGGTGATGCCAGTGAACAACAACGGGTGCTGCTTGTTCTGCATCATGTAGTAAAGGCGCTGGCGTCACGACGCATGATGGCGGAAAAGCGGGTTTTTGAAGAGCTTGCCGGAAATTTATTCGTATATATGAAAGATTTATGGGACGCTTTCACAACTCTATTTTTTCATCAACTCAAGTCGGCATATGTGAATGTGATATCAACATTAGAACGTGCCCTACTTTCTATGCGCATTTTACGTAAATTAACGGTGTACGGATTTCCAAAGCCTTTTAAAGTGGAATGTTGTATGCACTTCCTGGAACTATTATTTGCACGTCTTAAACAGTGTTTAGAATGCCGTTATGAATTGCAGCATCTTGGAGCTGAAGAACAACTAATAACacttgtggagaagttcatatTAAAGCAGATGAAAACATTAACTGAGTTTCAAGATATGCACTCCAGTTCTTTTGCACGTTTTGTACCCGTTGCTCTAGAATTTAGCTTTGAACATGTCTTCCACGAGCGTGCTCGACTTATATTTACTGAAAACGTAATAAATTTCGGCCACTTTGCTATACATTGCATTAATCTTATGAAAGGCATAATGATGTGTAGTGCTTACTCAAATTCGGCAAATACCGGCGAACAAATTTCAGCAGAATCTGATACAGCCCCACATATAGCACTATCAGATTTTTTCACTAACGAGCGACTTTGTTATATCTGTGAcaaaataataacacattattTCCTGTTGACGCAAATCGAGCTTGATCAGTGGATGGAAGATCCCGAAGGCTTCGCTCAAGATGATGGTGGTGAAAGCTGGAAGTATGCCCTTCGGCCTTGTATTGAATCGTTCTTCCTTACGTGCTTCAGCCAGTACCAGACAAATATGACAGCTGAAGTAGTAAAATATATCCGAAAAGCACAGCAAATCGAACTGTCGCCCACATCCGATCTGAAGGACATACTTTTAAAAGACGCCATATATAATGCTGCAGGATTggcttcatttcatttttttaatgacatTGATTTTGATTCTTGGTTTAGCAATCAACTTTTGTCAGAGCTTCGAATCGAAAGTGATAACTTTCGTATCCTTCGGCGCCGTATTATTTGGTTAGTAGCTGAGTGGGCGGCAGTTAAATTTTCTCGAAGCTTACGTCCTCTGGCTTATGAAGCGTGTTTACATTTACTTCGATCTACTGAGGATATGTCTATACGACTAGCAGCTTCTCGCACTTTATCCACGTTGATTGGAGACTTCGAGTTTGCCCCAGAGCCTTTTCTACCATATTTGGAACCAGCATTTAATGCATTATTTGTGCTTTTAGGCGAGGCAAGGGAATGTGACACGAAAATGAATGTCTTGACAATAATGTCGTGTCTTGTGGAAAAAATGAGCGATAACATTGAACCACAAGCAGACAATCTGATATCGTATTTGCCCCTTCTATGGAAAGAAAGTGAAGACTATAACATGCTACGATGTGCTATTATTTGTACATTGCAGCAATTAGCAAAAGCGTTACGTGACATCCCCGAGTCAATGAAACCATTCCTGCACAACGTCATACAGCTCAGCACTGACCTTCAg GAACCTTCACATATTTACCTCATCGAGGAAGGTCTGGCGCTATGGGTTGCAGTTGTAGAAAATTCAACCGTCATGTCACCGCAGCTATTAGCATTATGCAAGAACCTTTTGCCAATTATAGAAATGTCCTCAGAGAATCTGCGAATAGTTCTGATCCTTATACAAGCATATATCCTTTTAGACGCACACACTTTTCTTGATAACTATGGCATGGAATTTGTCCAGTTCTGTACACGCATGTTCGATGATTTGCGGCCAGAAGGTATAGCTTTGATGCTCAAGGTGTTCGAAACTTGTTTGAAATCTGATGCGACCTACGGATTGGATTTAGTACGACCTGCCTTGCCTTACATTTTCAAACAAGTGTATCTGGACAAAGAATTTCCTATGCTAATGTCGATGTATTTGATGATGGTTGCACGAGTACTACTTATTAGCCAATCTATATTTACTGCAGTGCTGCAGGAATTACAAATGCCTAACGCATTGGAGACTATACTGGACGTATGGATTCGTAAAATGCCATTAGTGACAGAAGTTGAAAAACGGAAGCTTTTTGCACTTGCATTTGCATCGATATTCACCAATGATCCCATTTTAGTAGAACGTTTTCCAGGAATTATGCAAAATATTGGAGATACCCTTATGGATGTAATGAGGGAAGAAGACGATGAATTGGATACTACAGATAACGTCGAAAGTACTGCAAATATGCCGCCCCGTCCAGCTGGGGAGAAACCAATGAAATTCTGCGACTCGTTGGTTTTTCTCGATGAACATGATTTGGATACAAGCAGTTACTGCATAATGGACGATTTTGACTATAAGACTTACCATTACGACCGCTGTAGACAACTGTCTCTTAAAGATCCAGTGCATAAGATTGTGCTTACTGAGTATTTGGAATGGCAACTAAATTCATTACGAACACAAATGGGAGAAGACGCGTATCAACAGTTGATGCAGTCCGTTTATCCGGGAGTATTAGAGAAGATCGGAAAGTTtgtcaaactaaatttaaattttcaacccAACTGA
- the LOC128867685 gene encoding mannose-1-phosphate guanyltransferase alpha-A, which produces MLKAVILVGGPQKGTRFRPLSLDTPKPLFPVAGRPIIQHHIEACLRLPELKEILIIGYYPQLQMENFVSDMQSLYNINIRYLQEFTSLGTAGGLYHFRDQIRSGNPRAFFFLNGDVCADFPLQDLYAFHRQRVDTALVTIMSTEATRQQSLHYGCLVFDRNSGVVSHYVEKPSSYVSTFINCGVYVCSLDIFAHLADVFYSKAQEYSCPSLSNGGGNGKDQGHIQWEQEVLTPLAGTNKLYAMPVPNWWSQLKTAGSAIYANRHYLELYKNTHPERLANSGVKHNEHDSNLICTIYPDVYIHPSATVHYSASLGPNVSIGPGVTIGPGVRIRESIILENATIKDHTLVLHSIVGRGSTIGLWSRVEGTPSDPDPNKPFAKMENPPLFNKEGKLNPSITILGCFVKVPSEKILLNSIVLPHKELNRNFKNEIIL; this is translated from the exons ATGCTGAAAGCTGTTATCCTTGTGGGAGGACCTCAAAAAG GAACTCGGTTTCGTCCACTTTCTTTGGATACCCCGAAGCCTTTATTTCCCGTAGCCGGACGACCTATTATTCAGCATCATATAGAGGCATGTTTGCGTTTGCCGGAGCTGAAAGAAATCCTAATTATTGGATATTATCCTCAACTTCAAATGGAGAACTTTGTCAGTGATATGCAAAGCCTTTACAACATCAATATTAg ATATTTACAAGAGTTCACTTCACTAGGCACTGCAGGCGGCTTGTACCACTTTCGCGATCAAATACGGTCAGGAAATCctcgtgcatttttttttttaaatggtgatGTGTGCGCTGATTTTCCTCTACAAGATTTATATGCATTTCATAGGCAGCGAGTCGATACGGCTTTAGTGACAATTATGAGCACAGAGGCGACGCGACAGCAATCACTGCATTATGGATGTTTGGTATTTGATCGTAATAGCGGTGTCGTATCGCATTATGTAGAAAAGCCTAGTTCATACGTGTCTACATTTATTAATTGTGGTGTCTACGTGTGTTCCTTGGATATATTTGCCCATTTAGCCGATGTGTTTTATTCGAAAGCCCAAGAATACTCATGCCCTAGTCTGAGTAATGGCGGAGGTAACGGTAAAGATCAAGGACATATACAATGGGAACAAGAGGTTTTGACGCCACTTGCTGGTACGAATAAACTCTATGCCATGCCAGTGCCTAATTGGTGGTCACAATTGAAAACGGCTGGTTCAGCTATTTATGCCAATCGACACTATTTag AGCTTTACAAGAATACACACCCGGAGAGGCTAGCCAACTCTGGAGTGAAACACAATGAACACGATTCAAATCTAATTTGTACCATTTATCCGGATGTTTATATACATCCAAGTGCTACAGTCCACTATAGTGCATCA cTGGGGCCAAATGTATCCATCGGGCCAGGTGTAACAATCGGACCAGGCGTTCGTATTCGAGAGTCAATAATACTTGAAAATGCCACTATAAAAGATCATACCTTAGTGTTGCACTCAATTG TGGGTAGAGGGTCCACAATCGGATTGTGGTCACGAGTAGAGGGTACCCCGTCTGATCCTGATCCAAATAAGCCATTTGCGAAAATGGAAAATCCACCGCTTTTCAACAAGGAGGGGAAACTTAATCCTTCTATAACTATATTGG
- the LOC128866725 gene encoding protein Cep89 homolog encodes MKIIHFRTKFFVKMASAESGKKHVIITDLDLSDCQQQMQSKHPQDLNCKPYKKRHTEKQLHTISGNFNRRSRSAEHRSDGHNTNIKQNNRANTYFNELLQSKEKQLETILQRLATLHKFNEQFDVQNKELRSHIHTLEERIDILQDEVANCGRCQELIQQLTNCSNEKQAFASDVDMMQTLVYRLNVQIESYQDRLRLSKDANAKNITSDTGAGDMPTQTTSLSTWEEGALRTHTLSPLLQSYDEMIRDKEQLIQQYGQEFEHFTGELKRVLEENNRLLQQNESQRREVGSWREERTRMQAQVDVCRAKVDAQTKKSDLAKEKLVEVMHCYEQKMQSLVLDMEHLQSAYTRCKNELASLKSIAQQPPDSMAHALQECKTLLEQLKEQHSSEKQTLESTIEEFRMRHVEDNNKLAELKMESKALEKELELQRHTAEELQLRTAHFQRTAEKIKRSRDRLKARLRIALQWAQKMEEGQENIQSTWDALKRLETIVKHKESQVRGLHARHLQEIDKMQKKLFQKEETIRNILKGKLAIGEQVQ; translated from the exons atgaaaataattcattttagaacgaaatttttcgtcaagatGGCGTCGGCAGAAAGTGGGAAAAAACATGTAATCATCACAGACCTAGATCTGTCTGATTGTCAGCAACAAATGCAGTCAAAACATCCGCAGGATTTGAATTGTAAACCTTACAAAAAACGACATACAGAGAAACAACTTCACACCATTTCGGGCAATTTTAACCGTCGTTCCCGGTCGGCAGAACATCGCTCGGACGGACATAATAccaatattaaacaaaataaccgTGCTAATACTTATTTCAACGAATTG CTTcaatcaaaagaaaaacaactggAAACAATACTGCAACGTCTAGCCACCTTGCATAAATTCAATGAACAGTTCGACGTACAAAACAAAGAGCTTCGCTCGCATATACATACCCTAGAAGAGCGCATAGATATACTTCAAGATGAAGTTGCGAATTGTGGTCGTTGTCAAGAGCTGATTCAACAACTCACCAACTGCTCAAATGAAAAGCAGGCATTTGCTTCGGATGTAGACATGATGCAGACTCTCGTTTATCGCCTTAATGTACAAATTGAAAGTTATCAGGATCGTTTGCGTTTATCTAAGGATGCTAATGCAAAAAACATAACAAGTGATACAGGTGCGGGTGATATGCCTACGCAGACAACTTCCCTTTCAACCTGGGAGGAGGGTGCGTTACGTACGCACACACTTTCGCCATTGCTACAGTCATATGACGAAATGATTCGTGATAAAGAACAGTTAATACAACAATATGGACAGGAATTTGAACACTTCACTGGCGAACTAAAACGCGTTCTAGAAGAAAACAATCGCTTGTTGCAACAAAATGAAAGCCAACGTCGAGAGGTAGGTTCTTGGCGTGAAGAACGTACCCGAATGCAAGCGCAAGTCGATGTTTGCCGTGCGAAAGTCGatgcacaaacaaaaaaatctgacTTAGCCAAAGAAAAACTAGTGGAAGTGATGCATTGCTATGAACAAAAAATGCAGTCCCTTGTTCTTGACATGGAACATTTACAATCGGCATATACGCGCTGCAAGAATGAACTGGCTTCATTGAAAAGTATCGCACAACAGCCACCTGACAGCATGGCGCACGCTTTGCAAGAATGTAAAACCCTTTTAGAACAGTTGAAAGAGCAGCACAGTAGCGAAAAGCAAACACTGGAAAGCACTATAGAAGAGTTTCGGATGCGCCATGTGGAAGATAATAACAAACTTGCTGAATTGAAAATGGAAAGTAAAGCGTTAGAGAAGGAACTGGAACTACAGCGCCATACAGcagaagagctccaacttcgcACTGCGCATTTCCAGCGAACAGCGGAAAAAATAAAGCGCTCACGGGACCGGTTAAAAGCTCGACTTCGAATTGCCCTGCAATGGGCACAAAAAATGGAAGAAGggcaagaaaatatacaaagcaCTTGGGACGCTCTAAAACGTCTTGAGACCATCGTGAAGCATAAGGAGTCACAAGTGCGGGGACTACATGCTCGCCACTTACAGGAAATCGATAAAATGCAGAAGAAACTATTTCAGAAAGAGGAGACCATAAGGAATATTCTCAAAGGGAAACTTGCTATCGGCGAACAAGTGCAATAG